A portion of the Krasilnikovia cinnamomea genome contains these proteins:
- a CDS encoding tetratricopeptide repeat protein, with protein MRRSAIIISGGVLAVALVVAGGALLPERGGRVAAVEPASAGAGGDATARLEQRVRRLPGDWNAWAELGAAYVQRARTTADPSHYASAERALRRSLEIRPAGNVPALTGLGALAAARHDFTAALRHGRDALTADPYRASAYGVVADALVELGRYDEAFQAVQKMVDLRPDTASYARASYTWELRGDLGRARATMGRALEAAASPSDAAFALYQLGELAFGSGDLATAAQHFDAGLRRDPAYLPLRVGQAKVRAARGDRAGAEAGYRAVLAVAPLPGYAAELGDLLAAAGDERAAEQQYGLVRVTREVQAAAGVAPDVEIALFDADHRQPGRALTAARQIYDRQPSIAAADALAWALHASGRSAEAVKYADQALRLGTRSAVLRYHRGMVLAAAGRVDAARADLEAALRMNPHFSVRHAPIARRTLASLGGPR; from the coding sequence ATGCGCCGCAGTGCGATCATCATCAGTGGCGGAGTGCTCGCCGTCGCGCTTGTCGTGGCCGGCGGCGCACTGCTGCCGGAGCGCGGCGGCCGGGTCGCCGCGGTGGAACCGGCGAGCGCCGGGGCGGGCGGCGACGCGACCGCCCGGCTCGAACAGCGGGTGCGCCGGCTACCCGGCGACTGGAACGCCTGGGCCGAGCTCGGCGCCGCCTATGTACAGCGGGCGCGGACCACCGCGGACCCGTCCCACTACGCGAGCGCGGAGCGGGCGCTGCGCCGATCGCTGGAGATCCGGCCGGCGGGCAACGTGCCGGCGCTGACCGGGCTCGGTGCGCTCGCCGCCGCCCGGCACGACTTCACCGCCGCGCTGCGCCACGGCCGGGACGCGCTGACCGCAGATCCCTACCGGGCGAGCGCGTACGGCGTGGTGGCCGACGCGCTGGTCGAGCTGGGCCGCTACGACGAGGCGTTCCAGGCGGTCCAGAAGATGGTGGACCTGCGGCCCGACACCGCCTCCTACGCCCGCGCCTCGTACACCTGGGAGTTGCGCGGCGACCTCGGCCGCGCGCGGGCGACGATGGGCCGGGCGCTGGAGGCCGCGGCGTCACCGTCGGATGCCGCGTTCGCGCTGTATCAGCTCGGCGAGCTGGCGTTCGGCTCGGGCGACCTGGCGACCGCGGCGCAGCATTTCGACGCGGGACTGCGCCGGGATCCGGCCTACCTGCCGCTGCGGGTCGGGCAGGCGAAGGTGCGTGCGGCGCGCGGCGACCGGGCCGGTGCCGAGGCCGGCTACCGCGCGGTGCTGGCGGTGGCACCGCTGCCGGGGTACGCGGCCGAGCTGGGCGACCTGCTCGCCGCCGCCGGCGACGAGCGCGCCGCCGAGCAGCAGTACGGGCTGGTCCGGGTCACCCGCGAGGTGCAGGCCGCGGCCGGGGTCGCCCCCGACGTGGAAATCGCCCTGTTCGATGCCGATCACCGACAACCCGGGCGGGCGTTGACCGCCGCCCGGCAGATTTACGACCGGCAGCCGAGCATCGCCGCCGCCGACGCCCTGGCCTGGGCGTTGCACGCCAGCGGGCGGTCGGCGGAGGCCGTCAAGTACGCCGACCAGGCGCTGCGACTCGGCACCCGCAGCGCGGTGCTGCGCTACCACCGTGGCATGGTCCTCGCGGCGGCCGGGCGGGTGGACGCGGCACGCGCCGACCTCGAGGCCGCGTTGCGGATGAACCCGCACTTCTCCGTACGGCACGCGCCGATCGCCCGGCGCACCCTCGCGTCACTGGGCGGGCCACGATGA